Proteins encoded by one window of Candidatus Odinarchaeum yellowstonii:
- a CDS encoding transcriptional regulator, whose amino-acid sequence METRVEELTQRTINLLKEKGYMVCQQLENKNFCFDIAARKNDVTFLIKVLIDIDNFQEVQANDLKIISKILFTKPFIMGERTRAGLMEDGVVYQRFNIPAINLRTLHHILKRNLWPLVYAKRGGFYVKLNFSALKQLREERQLSLKDIADLLGVSRKAVYEYERGSMDSTLETASKLEEAFGIPLALPIDIINWELGELPVFKKVFKSELQLIVESALNRLGLNTFQIHTAPFDILASYEIFKLLTSLEKSLSEKNEHAIQILSKLSKLVDSNFIIVVDDDKSSQCIEGVPVISSSELKKFSKASEFLKRVEELTDN is encoded by the coding sequence ATGGAAACCAGAGTAGAAGAATTAACTCAGAGAACTATTAATTTACTGAAAGAGAAAGGGTACATGGTATGCCAGCAGCTTGAAAACAAGAATTTTTGCTTCGACATAGCAGCTAGGAAGAATGATGTGACTTTTCTCATAAAAGTATTAATTGACATAGATAATTTTCAAGAAGTTCAAGCTAATGATTTGAAGATAATTTCAAAAATATTATTTACGAAGCCTTTTATAATGGGTGAGCGGACAAGAGCTGGTTTAATGGAGGACGGCGTGGTATACCAGCGTTTTAACATACCGGCTATAAATCTTAGGACCCTCCATCATATATTGAAAAGGAATCTATGGCCTCTGGTATACGCTAAGAGAGGAGGATTTTATGTTAAATTAAACTTTTCTGCTTTGAAACAGCTTCGCGAAGAGCGTCAATTATCTTTAAAAGATATTGCAGACCTGCTAGGTGTGTCTAGGAAAGCAGTCTACGAATATGAACGCGGCTCGATGGATTCCACTCTAGAAACCGCCTCCAAGTTGGAGGAAGCGTTCGGAATACCTTTAGCTTTACCTATAGATATTATAAACTGGGAGTTGGGGGAGCTGCCTGTTTTTAAAAAAGTTTTTAAAAGTGAGCTTCAACTAATCGTTGAAAGCGCTCTAAACCGGTTAGGTCTTAACACTTTTCAAATTCACACAGCTCCATTCGATATTCTAGCCTCTTATGAAATATTCAAGCTTTTAACTAGTTTAGAGAAGTCGCTAAGTGAGAAAAACGAGCATGCCATTCAAATTTTGAGCAAGCTTTCGAAACTAGTTGACTCTAATTTTATAATCGTCGTCGACGATGATAAAAGCTCGCAGTGTATTGAAGGTGTGCCTGTGATCAGCAGCAGTGAA
- a CDS encoding DUF61 family protein, with protein sequence MEHQKFDRLLSTIWMNDIKNINDHLPRSQKYFNELVNEKPPFVNTVSGDKIIFKEADLTSLGKLLDEDEKKSLKLPIILIRRLDLGSGVYSISGGGLEIKVLNKMLAEVGEKYLLDPDHPYLYKPSVYILKRKFGTCIILGFSGISYNEL encoded by the coding sequence ATGGAACATCAGAAATTTGATAGATTGCTTTCAACCATCTGGATGAACGATATTAAAAATATAAACGATCACCTGCCTAGAAGCCAAAAGTATTTCAACGAGCTGGTTAACGAGAAACCTCCTTTTGTGAACACCGTGAGCGGTGATAAAATTATATTTAAAGAAGCTGATTTAACAAGTTTAGGAAAACTTTTAGACGAAGATGAGAAGAAATCGCTTAAACTCCCTATTATCTTAATTAGGCGTCTCGACTTAGGCTCAGGAGTGTACTCGATATCCGGAGGAGGGCTAGAAATAAAAGTTTTAAACAAAATGTTAGCTGAAGTCGGTGAAAAATACTTATTAGACCCGGATCACCCATATTTATATAAGCCATCCGTTTATATTTTAAAAAGAAAATTTGGGACATGTATAATTTTAGGCTTCAGTGGTATATCTTATAATGAACTTTAA
- a CDS encoding FumA C-terminus/TtdB family hydratase beta subunit, which produces MEYYLNTPLDERTVRALKIGDIVYLTGVIVTMRDKAHSRVVEFQRRGIPLPVSIYSGVIYHCGPVVKKIDGGWEVVSCGPTTSHRMEEYESELISKYNIRMIIGKGGMGERTTETLNKIGAVYASFTGGAGVLAAQKIIGVEGVYWLELGVPEAIWCLKVKDFGPLIVTIDSNKNNIYNRIQRKALRKLRELT; this is translated from the coding sequence ATGGAGTATTATTTGAATACACCTTTAGATGAGAGAACAGTTAGAGCGCTTAAAATAGGTGATATAGTTTACCTAACAGGTGTGATTGTGACTATGAGGGATAAAGCTCATAGTCGAGTAGTAGAATTTCAAAGGAGAGGCATACCCCTGCCTGTTTCAATTTATAGTGGTGTAATCTACCATTGCGGACCTGTAGTTAAAAAAATAGATGGAGGATGGGAGGTTGTATCCTGCGGCCCTACCACAAGTCACCGAATGGAGGAGTATGAAAGCGAGTTAATCTCCAAATATAATATTAGAATGATCATAGGTAAAGGCGGGATGGGTGAGAGGACAACTGAAACGTTGAATAAAATAGGCGCTGTATACGCTTCTTTCACAGGGGGAGCCGGTGTTTTAGCTGCGCAGAAAATTATCGGAGTTGAAGGCGTCTACTGGCTTGAACTAGGTGTTCCTGAAGCTATCTGGTGTTTAAAGGTGAAAGATTTCGGTCCTCTAATAGTTACCATCGACTCTAATAAAAATAATATATATAATAGAATTCAGCGTAAAGCTCTCAGAAAGCTTCGAGAGTTAACTTAA
- a CDS encoding fumarate hydratase, with the protein MIVEEDFLKAVKNIITKASLDLPEDVVSALKTAYEIEQTPTAKAVLNSILNNIQLAKKLRKPICQDTGLPFFIVEIGRRFNDCKIDYENILTRAVKESTIEIPLRPNCVNPLTDLNTGDNTGRHAPIIFYNFNNTDSLTITYFPKGAGSENQTSLYMLTPSSSLKYIKKIILKHVVKKAGLSCPPIIVGVGLGGAADTALLLAKKALLRPLGSKNEDTSLAELETELLDLINKTGIGPMGLGGDTTALAVHIDYACRHTASLPLAISIQCWAARKAQLVINKTGDYKII; encoded by the coding sequence ATGATAGTTGAAGAAGATTTTCTGAAAGCTGTTAAAAATATTATTACTAAGGCTTCTTTAGATCTCCCTGAAGATGTTGTATCCGCTTTGAAAACAGCATATGAAATAGAGCAGACACCGACAGCTAAGGCTGTTCTAAATTCCATCTTAAATAATATTCAACTAGCTAAAAAACTTCGTAAACCAATCTGCCAGGATACAGGTTTACCCTTCTTTATAGTAGAGATCGGCAGGCGCTTTAATGATTGTAAAATCGACTACGAAAATATTTTAACAAGAGCGGTTAAGGAATCTACAATAGAAATTCCTCTTAGACCTAACTGTGTGAATCCTTTAACTGATTTAAACACGGGGGATAACACTGGTAGACACGCTCCCATTATATTCTACAACTTTAATAACACTGATAGTTTAACAATCACATACTTCCCTAAAGGAGCTGGAAGCGAGAACCAGACAAGTTTATACATGCTAACACCCTCCTCTTCTCTGAAATATATTAAGAAAATTATTCTAAAACATGTAGTGAAAAAAGCTGGTCTCAGCTGTCCGCCGATCATAGTAGGAGTTGGCTTAGGAGGAGCCGCGGATACAGCTCTCCTCTTGGCGAAGAAAGCTTTGCTAAGACCTTTAGGCTCCAAAAATGAGGATACATCGCTAGCTGAGTTGGAGACTGAACTTTTAGATTTAATTAATAAGACAGGTATAGGGCCGATGGGGTTAGGTGGTGATACTACTGCTTTAGCTGTTCACATAGATTACGCGTGCAGGCATACAGCTAGTCTACCATTAGCTATATCTATACAATGCTGGGCTGCTAGAAAAGCTCAGCTGGTTATTAATAAAACCGGAGATTATAAAATAATATAG
- a CDS encoding dihydroorotase family protein has translation MTSDIRIINAKIATESGLIRGGVNISNGLITKISSNTRLDKADYSINAHGKILIPGVIDVHVHLRDLTQTHKETFKTGTSAAAAGGVTSVIDMPNNIPPANNLNTLNEKIQACSRQAIVNVGFYSGLPEDINEITKIAKIGVFGFKIYLNNPPPHINVLDKRILRDIAVNVASNNSRLLFHAEILDSPNINLNSPKNTAESEINDFLEIHNPSAEIKAIHYILDSLRNVNVKIHFCHITLADSIKIIKRESNNNLTSIEVTPHHLLLDFESIYKLGGVAKTVPPLRNNIQVKSLWETAIELEQADVIASDHAPHAPVEKTGCFSKIPPGIPGLETTLTLMFTKVLEGRLQLYKLLKLLCYNPAEIAGLERRGRILEGYYADLVLLDCGKEYKINPECFVSQAKYSPFEGFSVKCKVDKTIVNGKIVYESDIGVFDEGSAVILKPIINEMVT, from the coding sequence GTGACTTCAGATATTAGAATTATAAACGCGAAGATAGCTACAGAAAGTGGATTGATAAGAGGCGGCGTGAACATATCTAACGGATTAATAACTAAAATCTCTTCGAACACGCGGTTAGATAAAGCAGATTACTCTATAAACGCGCATGGAAAAATCCTTATACCAGGTGTGATCGACGTTCACGTTCATTTAAGAGATTTAACGCAAACTCATAAAGAAACATTCAAAACAGGGACATCAGCAGCTGCGGCGGGAGGGGTAACCTCTGTAATAGATATGCCTAATAATATCCCCCCCGCTAATAATCTTAACACTTTAAACGAGAAAATTCAAGCCTGTTCACGGCAGGCGATTGTAAACGTTGGATTCTATAGCGGTTTACCTGAAGACATTAATGAAATAACTAAAATCGCTAAAATAGGTGTATTCGGCTTTAAAATATATTTAAACAACCCCCCTCCCCACATTAACGTTTTAGATAAGCGAATCTTACGTGATATCGCCGTCAACGTAGCCTCCAATAACAGCCGCCTTCTATTTCACGCTGAAATATTAGATTCACCTAATATTAACTTGAATTCCCCTAAAAATACAGCTGAATCAGAGATTAACGATTTTCTGGAAATTCATAACCCCTCCGCTGAAATAAAGGCGATTCATTACATTTTAGACTCTTTAAGAAACGTGAATGTTAAAATTCACTTCTGTCATATCACGCTCGCTGACTCTATTAAAATAATAAAAAGAGAATCTAATAACAATTTAACTTCAATAGAAGTAACCCCTCATCATCTTCTTTTAGATTTTGAAAGCATTTACAAGTTGGGGGGTGTCGCTAAAACCGTACCACCACTGAGAAATAATATACAGGTTAAATCCCTCTGGGAGACCGCTATCGAATTAGAGCAGGCGGATGTCATCGCCTCCGATCACGCACCTCACGCGCCTGTTGAGAAAACAGGCTGTTTCAGTAAAATCCCCCCGGGCATCCCAGGTCTAGAAACAACTCTCACTTTAATGTTCACGAAAGTATTGGAGGGCCGGCTGCAATTATATAAACTGTTAAAGTTACTTTGTTATAACCCAGCTGAAATCGCAGGTTTAGAAAGAAGAGGGCGAATCCTAGAAGGCTATTACGCGGATTTAGTGCTACTTGACTGTGGAAAAGAATATAAAATAAACCCTGAGTGTTTCGTAAGTCAAGCTAAATATTCGCCCTTCGAAGGGTTTAGTGTGAAATGTAAAGTTGATAAAACTATAGTTAACGGAAAAATAGTCTATGAATCTGATATAGGTGTTTTCGATGAAGGAAGCGCGGTGATTTTAAAACCTATTATTAATGAGATGGTAACATGA
- a CDS encoding CBS domain-containing protein, with amino-acid sequence MKASDIMNSIIAVDKDSFISEAINLMDKHKLTHILVTDKNKIIGYCSDLNLVDRLGSSRLKSFSTKSIRVSSVMESFNKFVDASENIRNIADKMICEGETIYLVGSEGDPLGFITMHDFAKACGNLTEIKITGNYSTVGPSARASDRLVNLRNILIENKLTPAAPILEGDKLIGLLDIKMLARKLAVFRNTVPEKHQEENIRRLLVFDAMLQNPPTLTPNSSISEASEIFSSKLVYGIPVLDKGKLMGVFHILDLVKWVQNKY; translated from the coding sequence ATGAAGGCTTCAGATATTATGAATTCGATTATAGCGGTTGACAAGGACAGCTTCATCAGTGAAGCTATTAATTTAATGGATAAACATAAACTAACTCATATTCTAGTAACGGATAAAAATAAGATTATAGGATACTGCTCAGATCTAAATCTTGTAGATCGCTTAGGTTCAAGTCGACTGAAATCCTTCTCAACTAAAAGTATTCGCGTATCCTCTGTTATGGAGTCTTTTAACAAATTCGTAGACGCTTCTGAAAATATAAGAAATATCGCTGATAAAATGATATGTGAAGGTGAAACCATATATCTTGTTGGAAGTGAAGGCGACCCGTTAGGTTTCATAACAATGCATGACTTTGCAAAAGCGTGTGGTAATTTAACAGAGATTAAAATAACAGGTAATTATTCTACTGTAGGCCCTTCAGCGAGAGCTAGTGATAGACTCGTCAATTTAAGAAATATTTTAATCGAAAATAAACTCACCCCCGCCGCTCCTATACTAGAAGGGGATAAGTTAATAGGATTACTAGATATTAAAATGCTCGCTCGTAAATTAGCCGTGTTTCGAAATACGGTGCCAGAGAAGCATCAAGAAGAGAATATAAGAAGACTTCTAGTATTCGACGCGATGTTGCAAAACCCGCCTACACTCACACCGAATTCCTCTATAAGTGAAGCTAGTGAAATATTCTCCTCTAAGCTAGTTTACGGTATACCTGTTTTAGATAAGGGTAAACTGATGGGCGTCTTTCATATATTAGATCTGGTTAAATGGGTTCAAAACAAATATTGA
- a CDS encoding CBS domain-containing protein, with the protein MKINEIMKSPVVTCGENDTIARVRNLMLNKNVSRIIIIDRDEKPIGIITQKDIIRILNKSTPVWRRRSLDSVTVKNYMSKPLITESPEVDVINAVLKLKETGFSSLPIVSGNKLVGILSKTDIVQALPKLLDARIQVKQFMKTPVVTAKKTHSIHHIYDLMREHNISRVVIVERNSPIGIITASDLIFVKPKALITGLTERGEALREPEKITRTLSMNLGRVFILAEEIMSKDPIVVSENQSVLKAAEYMTRYNVSGLPVVDGSPNKILVGIITKRDIINHLAEVYAKK; encoded by the coding sequence ATGAAAATAAATGAAATCATGAAAAGCCCGGTTGTAACATGTGGTGAAAACGATACTATAGCGAGAGTTAGAAACCTCATGTTAAATAAAAATGTAAGCCGCATTATAATAATTGATAGAGATGAGAAGCCTATCGGAATTATAACTCAGAAAGATATTATTCGAATTCTGAATAAAAGTACACCTGTCTGGCGGCGTAGAAGCTTAGATAGCGTAACCGTGAAAAACTATATGTCAAAACCCTTGATCACAGAGTCGCCGGAAGTTGACGTGATAAACGCGGTTTTAAAACTTAAAGAAACCGGCTTCTCATCTCTACCTATAGTGAGCGGGAATAAATTAGTAGGGATTCTCTCGAAAACTGATATCGTTCAAGCTTTACCTAAACTATTAGATGCCAGAATACAGGTTAAACAATTTATGAAAACACCAGTAGTGACAGCTAAGAAAACACATAGCATTCATCATATTTACGATTTGATGAGAGAACATAATATTTCAAGAGTTGTAATAGTTGAAAGAAACTCCCCTATCGGAATCATAACTGCCTCGGATCTAATATTCGTTAAACCTAAAGCGCTTATAACAGGGTTAACTGAGAGAGGCGAGGCTTTACGTGAACCTGAAAAAATAACGCGGACACTATCAATGAACCTTGGACGTGTTTTCATACTCGCCGAGGAAATTATGAGCAAAGATCCCATAGTAGTATCAGAGAACCAGAGCGTATTGAAAGCAGCTGAATATATGACCCGTTATAATGTAAGCGGTCTACCTGTAGTAGACGGGAGCCCTAATAAAATACTTGTAGGTATAATAACAAAACGTGATATAATTAATCATTTAGCTGAGGTGTATGCTAAAAAATGA